The Ramlibacter sp. PS4R-6 nucleotide sequence CGAAACCAGCTCGGCGGGCAGGTTCGCCACCGTGATCATCCACGCCGACACCATGGCGGCCGCCACGAGGAACATGATCACGGCGGTGGTCTGCGCGGCCGCGAGGAACAGGCCGTACAGCTGGCCCCACTTCAGCTCGCGGTAGATCACCGTCGACACGAAGAGCGCATACACGGCGGCGACCACCGCGGCTTCGGTCGGCGTGAACACGCCGAATTTCAGCCCCACGACGACGATGACCGGCAGCACCAGCGCGAAGGTGGCGTCGCGGAACGCGACGACCACTTCCTCGCGCGATGCACGGGGCGCGGGCTGGATCTTCTCCTTGCGCACCAGCCACCACCAGGTGATCCACAGCGCGGCGCCGAGCATCAGGCCGGGAACGATGCCGGCCATGAACAGCTTGGAGATGGACACGTTGGCCGCGACGCCGAAGACGACGAAGCCGATGGAAGGCGGGATGATCGGCGCGATGATGCTGGCCGCGGAAAGCAGGCCCGCGGACCGGGCCGTGTCGTAGCCCGCGCGGTTCATCATCGGCAGCAGCAGCGCAGCCAGCGCCGCCGCGTCGGCCACCGCCGAACCCGACAGCGCCGCCATGATGATCGCGGCCATGATGCCGACATACCCGAGGCCGCCGCGCACATGGCCCACGAGGCTCATCGCGAAGGTGACGATGCGGCGCGACAGGCCACCGGCATTCATGATCTCGCCGGCCAGCATGAAGAAAGGCACGGCCAGCAGCGGGAAGCTGTTGGCGCCTTCCAGCGTGTTCTGCGCGAGGATCTGCGGGTCGAACATGTTCATGTGCCACATCAGCGCCGCGCCGCACACCAGCAGCGAAAACGCGATGGGCACGCCCAGCGCCATGGCGCCGAGCAGCGCGCCGAGGAAGATCGTGATGGTCATGCGCGCTCCCCGGTGGGCAGGTCGTCGGACTCGGCGACCGTGACGAGGTCCTCGTCCTTCACCTGGCCGGTGGCGAGCTTGTAGAGCTCATGCAGCAGCAACAGGCCGGCCAGCACCGAGAAGAAGACGCCGCTGGCGTAGAACCAGGCCATGGACGCTTCCATCACGGCGCTGGTGGACGAATAGTTGATCACCGCCTGCTGCCAGGCGCCCTTG carries:
- a CDS encoding TRAP transporter large permease subunit — translated: MTITIFLGALLGAMALGVPIAFSLLVCGAALMWHMNMFDPQILAQNTLEGANSFPLLAVPFFMLAGEIMNAGGLSRRIVTFAMSLVGHVRGGLGYVGIMAAIIMAALSGSAVADAAALAALLLPMMNRAGYDTARSAGLLSAASIIAPIIPPSIGFVVFGVAANVSISKLFMAGIVPGLMLGAALWITWWWLVRKEKIQPAPRASREEVVVAFRDATFALVLPVIVVVGLKFGVFTPTEAAVVAAVYALFVSTVIYRELKWGQLYGLFLAAAQTTAVIMFLVAAAMVSAWMITVANLPAELVSLLQPLLDKPVLLMFMIMVVTMLVGTAMDMTPTILILTPVFMPLVKAAGIDPVYFGVLFIINNAIGLITPPVGTVLSTVAGVGKVSMDEVTKGVWPFMVAQFAVMFLMVFFPQLVTVPARWFY